Proteins co-encoded in one Natronorubrum daqingense genomic window:
- a CDS encoding MBL fold metallo-hydrolase: MRVTFLGSGSAMPTGERFQTGILVQEDGRTLLVDCGSGVLHRLQQSGVGYESVSSVLLTHHHLDHVADLLPLMKARWLAGEEHLEVVGPQGTKPLLDDLLDVHEYMQDKLDLQVREVVPGEFSVAGFDVSAYETRHSLPCLAYRFGDLFTFSGDTEAFSGLANFAEGSAILAHDCSFPDDIDVSNHPTPETLGTALAGREIGRVYLTHLYPHTDGRHDEMLESIGAHYDGDVRFASDLKTISID; this comes from the coding sequence ATGCGCGTCACCTTTCTCGGAAGCGGCAGCGCGATGCCGACGGGCGAACGGTTCCAGACTGGCATTCTCGTCCAGGAAGACGGACGAACCCTCCTCGTCGACTGTGGCTCCGGTGTGCTTCATCGACTCCAGCAATCCGGCGTCGGCTACGAGAGCGTCTCGAGCGTCCTCCTAACACACCACCACCTGGATCACGTCGCGGATCTGCTCCCGCTCATGAAAGCTCGCTGGCTGGCCGGCGAAGAACACCTCGAGGTCGTCGGCCCGCAGGGAACGAAACCGCTGCTCGACGACCTCCTGGATGTCCACGAGTACATGCAAGACAAACTTGATTTGCAGGTGCGGGAGGTCGTTCCCGGCGAGTTCTCGGTCGCCGGGTTCGACGTCTCGGCGTACGAAACCCGCCACTCGCTGCCGTGTCTGGCCTACCGCTTTGGCGATCTGTTCACCTTCAGCGGCGACACCGAAGCGTTCTCCGGGCTCGCGAACTTCGCCGAGGGGTCGGCGATCCTCGCACACGACTGTTCGTTCCCGGACGACATCGACGTCTCGAACCACCCGACGCCGGAGACGCTCGGCACGGCCCTGGCTGGCCGCGAAATCGGTCGCGTCTACCTGACACACCTCTACCCGCACACGGACGGTCGCCACGACGAGATGCTCGAGTCAATCGGTGCCCACTACGACGGCGACGTTCGCTTCGCATCGGATCTCAAAACGATCTCTATCGACTGA